The Medicago truncatula cultivar Jemalong A17 chromosome 4, MtrunA17r5.0-ANR, whole genome shotgun sequence genome includes a region encoding these proteins:
- the LOC11405319 gene encoding serine/threonine-protein kinase BSK2, whose translation MGCFHSKTAHLHSPEDPPTALPDSKKTDPGDDGGDGDQESQVPVFKEYGLNELRRATHEFSTEYIVSESGEKAPNVVYKGKLENNRLVAVKRFSKQSWPDAQQFLAEAAGVGKVRHKRMVNLIGCCAEGDERLLVAEYMPNDTLSKHLFHWDKQPLPWEMRVRVAYHVAQALDHCSMENRKIYHDLNAYRILFDEDGDPRLSSFGLMKNSRDGKSYSTNLAYTPPEFLRTGRIIAESVIYSYGTVLLDLLSGKHIPPSHALDLIRGKNALLLMDSSLEGQYANDDATKLVELASKCLQFEARERPDIKFLLTAVTPLQKQKEVASHVLMGLTKTPAVLPLPTMLSPLGKACARMDLTAIHDILLKTGYKDEEGAENELSFQEWTQQVQDILNTKKFGDIAFRDKDFKNAIEYYSKLVVMMSVPSATVFARRAFAYLMNDQAELALRDAMQAQVCIPDWPTAFYLQALALSKLGMETDAQDMLNDGAAFEAKRSNSWRG comes from the exons ATGGGTTGCTTTCACTCCAAAACTGCTCATCTTCACTCCCCTGAAGACCCTCCTACTGCTTTACCTGACTCAAAGAAAACCGATCCAG GTGATGATGGAGGTGATGGTGATCAAGAAAGTCAAGTTCCAGTATTCAAAGAGTATGGTTTGAATGAACTTAGAAGGGCTACACATGAGTTCAGCACTGAATACATTGTTTCTGAGAGTGGTGAGAAAGCTCCTAACGTGGTTTACAAAGGGAAGCTTGAGAATAATCGATTAGTTGCTGTTAAACGCTTCTCCAAACAGTCTTGGCCTGATGCTCAACAGTTTCTG GCAGAGGCAGCTGGAGTTGGGAAAGTGAGGCACAAAAGAATGGTGAATCTAATTGGTTGTTGTGCTGAAGGGGATGAAAGGCTCTTGGTAGCTGAGTACATGCCAAATGATACTTTATCCAAACATCTCTTTCACT GGGACAAACAACCATTACCATGGGAAATGCGCGTTAGAGTTGCATATCATGTTGCCCAGGCCCTAGATCACTGTAGCATGGAAAACCGGAAAATATATCACGATCTTAATGCTTACAGGATTCTTTTTGACGAG GATGGTGATCCTCGGTTATCAAGTTTTgggcttatgaaaaatagtcGAGATGGGAAAAGCTATAGTACTAATTTGGCCTATACTCCACCTGAATTTTTGCGAACAG GCCGGATAATAGCAGAGAGTGTGATCTACAGTTACGGCACTGTCCTTCTTGATCTTTTGAGCGGCAAGCATATTCCCCCAAGCCAT GCTTTGGACCTAATTAGAGGGAAAAATGCGTTGTTGTTGATGGACTCATCCTTAGAAGGGCAATATGCAAATGATGATGCTACAAAGTTGGTTGAGCTTGCATCCAAATGTCTTCAGTTTGAGGCCAGAGAACGACCTGATATCAAGTTTCTTCTCACTGCCGTTACACCTCTTCAAAAGCAGAAAGAG GTAGCATCTCATGTGTTAATGGGCCTTACTAAAACACCGGCAGTGCTACCATTACCAACCATGCTTTCTCCTCTTGGAAAGGCTTGTGCAAGGATGGATCTTACTGCTATTCATGATATATTGTTAAAAACCGGTTATAAAGATGAGGAAGGTGCagaaaatgag CTTTCATTTCAAGAGTGGACACAACAAGTGCAGGACATCTTAAACACAAAAAAGTTTGGCGATATTGCATTTAGAGATAAGGATTTCAAAAATGCAATTGAGTATTATTCCAAG TTGGTGGTTATGATGTCTGTTCCATCCGCAACCGTGTTTGCAAGGAGAGCCTTCGCCTACTTGATGAATGATCAGGCTGAACTTGCATTAAGAGACGCAATGCAGGCGCAAGTATGCATACCTGATTGGCCAACTGCATTCTACCTGCAAGCACTTGCTCTCTCAAAGCTGGGGATGGAAACTGATGCACAAGACATGCTTAATGATGGAGCAGCCTTCGAAGCAAAGAGGTCTAACAGCTGGCGcggataa